The genomic interval GCGCGCGGCGAGGTCGCGGCGCTGCGCGAGCGACGTGCCGCCCTGGCCCACGGCCTCGATGATCGCGGGGTACGACGAGGGCGAGACCACGATGGCGACGTTGGCGAAGTTCTTCGCCGATGCCCGAACCATCGCGGGACCGCCGATGTCGATCTGCTCGACGACGGCGTCGCCGGTCGCGCCCGAGGCGACGGTCTCCACGAACGGGTACAGGTTCACCACGACGAGCTGGAACGGCTCGATGCCGAGGTCGGCCAGCTGGGTCTCGTGGTCCTCCAGTCGGAGGTCCGCGAGCAGCCCCGCGTGCACGCTCGGGTGCAGCGTCTTCACGCGGCCGCCGAGCGATTCGGGGAAGCCGGTGATCTCGGAGACGTCCGAGACGGCGATGCCGGCCTCGCGCAGCAGCGCCGCGGAGCCGCCCGTCGAGACGATCTCCACATCCGCGGCCTGCAGCGCCTGCGCCAGGGGCAGCAGGTCGGTCTTGTCGCTGACCGAGACGAGTGCGCGGCGGACGGGCACGACGTCGCGGGGACGGTAGAGGGCGGGATCGACGGCGGGACCGGCCATGCGGGACTCCAGGTTCGGGTTGGGGTTCAGTGAGGTTCGGGAGCGGGTAGCGCGAGGTCGCCCGCCGCAATGGCGCGGACCACCTCGATGAGCAGGCGCCGCTCGACGGGCTTGATGCGCTCGTGCAGGGTGTGCTCGGTGTCGCCGGGCAGCACCGGCACGCGCTGCTGCGCCAGGATCGGGCCGGAGTCCACACCGTTGTCCACCACGATGACGCTCGCGCCGGTCTCGGCGACGCCGGCGGCCAGCGCGTCGCGGACGCCGTGCGCTCCGGGGAATTCCGGCAGGTACGCGGGATGGGTGTTGATCAGGTGGGGCGCCCAGGCGTCGACGACGGATGCCGGCAGCAGCCGCATCAGGCCGCTCAGCACGACCAGGTCCGGACTCCACACCTCGAGCTGGGCCTGCAGTTCGCGGCCCCACTCCTCGCGGGTCTCGAACTCGCGGAACGGAACGAGGAAGGTGGGGATGCCGAAGGCCTCCGCGTGGGCGAAGCCGTCGGCCTGCCGGTCGGCGCCGACGACGACGACCCGTGCGGGGAATCCGGGGTCGGCGGCCGCCTCGAGAAGGGCCCGGAGATTGGAGCCGGTGCCCGAGATGAGAACGGCGACCCTCAGCACCCGGTCAGTCTACCGGCGGGCGCGGACCGCGCTGCGGCCCGCCGTCGTCGCCCGGGTCGGCGGTGTCCGGGTCTCCGGCGTCCGGACGCGCGCCGTCCGGACGCGCGTCGTCCGGACGCGCGTCGTCGAGAAAAGCGGGATCCAGGAGGGCGAAGGGCTCGGTCTCCTCATCCGATGCCGACGTTGTCGACATCGGCGCCGACGTCTGCGCCGCTGCCGCTGCCGCTGCCGCTGCCGCTGCCGGCGCGACCGTGGCATCCGCTCGCGCCGTCGCACCGGCTGTGGCCGTGACAACCGCGGTGACGAACAGCGCGTCGGCGAATGCCGCGGCATCCGTCACGGCCTCGTCGTCCTCGGCGGACCGGGTCTGCGCGCGGACACCCGCGGAGGCATCGGTGCGGGCGGGGCCGAACAGCGCGATCGCGGCACCGACCGCCAGCTCGAGGGCGACGGCGAAGGCGAACGGGCCGGCATCCGGGCCCGTCTCGGTGAGCCGGCCGGGCCCGATCGAACCCGACGCGCACGCCGCGAGCAGCGCCGCGGCCACGCCGCCCAGCACCGCCAGCGCCGCAAGCACGGTCAGCCGTGGGGCGGCACCCTCCCCCTGCTCGGGGGCCAGGCGCGCTCGCGCGACCGCGCCCGCGACGAACCCGACCGCGACGATCGCCAGCGCGAGCAGCAGCAGCCAGGACGAGGGCGATTCCGGGATGAGGCCCAGCGCGGGAACGCCGGGGACGAGGCCGAGGCTCGTTCCCGCCGGCGCCACCGTCGTGCCGGTGCCGACCGCGAAGCCCGGCCC from Microbacterium aurum carries:
- the purN gene encoding phosphoribosylglycinamide formyltransferase, with the translated sequence MLRVAVLISGTGSNLRALLEAAADPGFPARVVVVGADRQADGFAHAEAFGIPTFLVPFREFETREEWGRELQAQLEVWSPDLVVLSGLMRLLPASVVDAWAPHLINTHPAYLPEFPGAHGVRDALAAGVAETGASVIVVDNGVDSGPILAQQRVPVLPGDTEHTLHERIKPVERRLLIEVVRAIAAGDLALPAPEPH
- a CDS encoding cell division protein PerM, whose product is MNRLLVAVLAAIDAVIAAAVGVAAALAPLTLFWVLGLGGTADWGALWPAAVRVWQLGHLVPLHITLGDDYLIATGIPVDGARFVVSLAPLAFAVFTAVFAARSGARAARAGAWLVGVGAGTVTFAALAAGMWATAGNPVAAVYGWQSLLLPTLVFALPALSGALVGAWRHGDDGLIDDLRDRLDAHPRWTAVPAASARALGIAVAGLVGVGALLVAVATITRGGEVVALFEAAHVDATGATIIALGQLAYLPTLVVWGAAFAAGPGFAVGTGTTVAPAGTSLGLVPGVPALGLIPESPSSWLLLLALAIVAVGFVAGAVARARLAPEQGEGAAPRLTVLAALAVLGGVAAALLAACASGSIGPGRLTETGPDAGPFAFAVALELAVGAAIALFGPARTDASAGVRAQTRSAEDDEAVTDAAAFADALFVTAVVTATAGATARADATVAPAAAAAAAAAAAQTSAPMSTTSASDEETEPFALLDPAFLDDARPDDARPDGARPDAGDPDTADPGDDGGPQRGPRPPVD